Part of the Vibrio ishigakensis genome, GCTTTGCAATTACCCAACATCTCAAATCGATTTGGCTCTTTCGATTTAGAAGAGAACACCTCAGCAACCAAGTTTGCTGAGCAATTCAATAAATGGGGCTATGAGACCAAAAGTAAGGCTCTAAACTCTGGCATACACGCGATTAAGATAGAACAAAGGCTAACGGGAGCAGCCGATCCTCGTCGTGAAGGCGCGGCCATAGGTGACGAGCAATATCAGGCGAAATAGCCAATTTCACGGGGGCTTGTGAGAGATCTCTTACACGTGTGTAGGCTAACAGAGCCAAAATCACACTTATCATAAGACAGGCTTTGTTAAACCGTTGATTTATAACATATTTAAATAATACGTCGTACTATATTAAATTTTTATACTTTATCACTCAATTGTTTCTTAGCCTGAAAGTCGTATTATTAATCCTGTCAGAAGGGAACTGACAAGGAAAAGGAATCTACCAAGGATTTGGTAATCTTCAGGATGAAGAATCGGTTGTTTAGGATGAACGATCGGCATGGAAAGCGAATAGGACATTGAACGGAATCGATAGTAACTAGGATGGTTACTAACAAGGAAGACAATGGACACCTCAGGACGAGGCAGGGACTGAACATCAGGAAGATGTAAAGGACACCGCTCAAGGAACAAGTGAAGCGCGCTAACGAGGATTGTTGGCAGACCAGGATAAGGTCAAGGACACCGCTAGGAAGGCGAGCAAAGGAATAAGCTGAAGGATTACAGCACACTATCAAGGATTTGATGCAGGGAGCACTTATTAGTAGCCGGATTGCTGCGAGTAAGACTATAACCCCGATGAGCTCACGCTCTCGGGGTTGTTCTTTTTTAGAAACAATCTGTATCTTCTTGTCTACGTTACTGATTCAGCAGGTATACTTGACCTTGTGAGCCATGTTTACAGGAGGTCAGTTTGCTCGGAATAGTCATCACTCAATTTGTCGTATTATGGGCCGTTATTGATCCAATCGGCACTGTCCCTGTCTACCTTTCTCAAACCAATCACCTAGACAAGGCTCAACGCCGCTTAGTTGCGCTCAAAGCGATCGCTATTTCCACCGGTGTTTTGCTATTCTTTTTGGTTGCGGGACAAATACTACTAGAAGCAATGCAGATTCCCCTCCCGGCCTTCCAAGCTGCCGGTGGTTTAGTACTGCTGCTGTTCGCATTGACCATGATCTTCGGTGAGAGCAAACCTGAATCCGAAAGTAAGATCTCTGGGGACTCTAGTCACAGCCAACTGGCAGACCTTGCCGTCTACCCACTTGCTATCCCGTCAATCGCCTCTCCAGGCGCTATGATGGCTATCGTGATGCTTACCGATAATAACCGTCATTCGATTATGGATCAGGCTATTACCGCCGGTACCATGATGGCTGTGCTGCTGATAACCCTATTACTCTTGTTGGGAGCAACCAAGATTCAGAAAGTGATTGGGAATGTAGGAGCGGCAATCATAAGTCGAGTAATGGGACTGATTCTTGCCGCTGTAGCAGTAAACAATCTGCTTTTGGGGATTAGAGACTTCTATATCTCTTAAAGGGTCTCTAACTTCGCGTATTGAGTGATTAACCACTTAATACCTTCACCGTTAAAGGCAACCTGAACTCGACTCTGCGCGCCACTGCCCTCAAAGTTGATAATGGTGCCTTCACCAAACTTAGGATGTTTTACGCGTTGCCCTAGGGTATAACCAGTCTCGTTAAAGTTCTCTTTCTTCACCGCCTGACTAAAGCGACCGCTACTCATAGAGCGACTTACTTGAGCCTTCATGCGCACCTCTTGCACGCAGTCCGTTGGTAATTCCTTTATAAAGCGCGAAGGCTTGTGATACTTGTCTTGGCCATATAGACGACGCATCTCTGCATAGGTCATATAGAGCTTTTGCATTGCACGGGTCATACCTACGTAACAGAGGCGACGCTCTTCCTCTAAGCGGCCTGCATCCTCAACCGACATCTGACTTGGGAACATCCCCTCTTCAACACCGACCATGAATACCAGTGGGAACTCTAGACCTTTTGCACTGTGCAAGGTCATAAGCTGCACTGCGTCGTCAAACTCATCCGCTTGCCCTTCACCAGATTCAAGAGCAGCATGGGTTAAGAAGGCAACCAGGTCACTCATTTCATCCGCATCTTCTGGCTTTTCGAACTGGCGAGTCGCGGTCACCAGTTCCTCCAAGTTTTCTATACGCGCCTGAGCCTTTTCACCCTTTTCTTGCTGATACATAGCAAACAAACCTGATGCCTTGATTACATGGTCAGTTTGCTTGTGTAGTTCCATTGAGTCAGTATCGTCCTCAAGGGCATCGATAAGTTCAACAAAACGACCTAACGCTCCCGCCGCACGACCAGCAAACACCTTTTCTTCAAGCAACTGGATACTGGTTTGCCATAGAGTTGCACCACGATCTCGCGCTGCAAAACGTATGGTTTCTAGAGTCTTTTCACCCAAACCACGAGTTGGCGTATTCACGATACGTTCAAAGGCGGCATCATCGTTACGGTTAGACATCAAGCGCAGGTAACCCAATGCATCTTTAACTTCTTGGCGATCGAAGAATCGCATACCACCATAGATTCGATAAGGAAGACCAGCCTGAAGTAAAGCTTCTTCAACCACGCGAGACTGGGCGTTGTTTCGATACAGTATGGCCGAATCTGTTAGCGCACCGCCACCTTCCTGCCACTCTTTGATCTTATTTACCGTAAATCGCGCTTCATCCAGCTCGTTATAGGCTGAATAGACTGAGATATGATCACCCTCTTTTCCATCCGTCCACAGCTCTTTACCCATACGCTCAAGGTTATTTGAGATAAGGTGATTAGCAGCCGTTAGGATGTTCTTGGTAGAGCGATAGTTTTGCTCAAGGCGTATGGTTGATGCTCCCGCAAACTCGTTTAGGAATCGCTGGATATTCTCTATCTTCGCACCGCGCCAACCATAGATAGACTGGTCATCATCACCCACGATCATCACGCGACATTCACTGCCCGTCATCATGCGCAGCCAAGCGTATTGAATATTGTTAGTGTCCTGGAATTCGTCCACCAAGATGTGCTTAAAGCGCGCTTGATAGTGTTCACGGATATGATGCTTGTCTCGAAGTAACTCATGACAACGAAGTAGAATCTCAGCAAAGTCTACCAGACCTGCTCTATCACACGCCTCTTGATACACCGAGTAGATACGAAGCCAAGTCTGGGTCACAGGATCATGGTAACTATCTATATGTGATGGACGAAGGCCTTCGTCCTTCTTGCCATTGATCCACCATGCAGCCTGCTTGGCGGGCCACTGCTTCTCATCAAGATTCTGCGCCTTGATAAGGCGTCTAAGTAGGCGGATCTGATCATCAGAATCTATGATCTGAAAGTCTTCAGGAAGGTTCGCATCTAGGTGGTGAGCGCGAAGAATACGATGGCAAATACCGTGAAAGGTACCATTCCACATACCAGAAGCAGAGCCTTGCATTAAGTCTTCAATACGACCACGCATCTCGGCGGCAGCCTTGTTAGTAAAGGTCACTGACATGATCGAAAATGGTGAGGCTTGTTCAACTGCAAGTAGCCAAGCAATACGATGAACCAAGACTCGAGTTTTACCACTGCCAGCACCAGCAAGTACTAAGAGGTTACTCAAAGGAGCGGCAACTGCCTCCCTCTGCTTGTCATTTAAACCATCTACTAACAGTGATGCGTCCATCTTTTCTATCCAACTCGCTACTGATCATTTATACATTAATTGGAAGTATACCTGTTTCAAACCAGTATCACTAATGCTTCACCGATTAAATTGTTCAAAATTTAATCTCATATTAATCATATAGTTATCGCGATATGGATTATTTCTAGGCTTTTTTTGAAAGATTTCTCGCTCAATTCATCTCCTATTCAATAAGCAATCGCAACAAGTTATTAACATTCCCTAGTGATTGCGAAATTGAACAAGGAATAAAACAGAGGATCGAACCATGAAAAAGTCTAACCTTGCAGTTACAGCAGCAGTTACTGGTCTTTTAGCTTTAGGTGGCACCATGCTAACAGCAGCACCAGCAGTCGCCGCTGACAAAGAGAAATGCTATGGCGTATCAAAAGCTGGTAAGAATGACTGCGCTACTAAAACCAGTTCATGTGCGGGTACATCAAAAGAAGATAATCAGAAAGATGCCTTTGTTGTGGTACCAAAAGGACTTTGCGGCAAGCTAACTGGCGGTAGTACCACTTCCGCTTAATACCCTAGCTTACCAAGTTGCGGGAGACTAAGGTCTCCCTTTTTTCCACCCAAGCATACCGGATAAAACATGAAGCTATCGAATCAAGCTCTAGGAATAGGTTTAAGACACCCTCACCTCAACTATTTTGAAAGCGACCCTTCACAGGCGTCATGGTTTGAAGTGCATAGTGAAAACTTCTTCGACCCAAGATCTCAAGCTAGTAAGCAGCTTCACACTATCCGAGAGCAGACTAATGTTTCATGCCATGGCATTGGGCTCTCTTTGGGCTCTGTAGTGCCAATAAGTCAAAAGCATCTATCACAACTTCAACAACTTATCTCTCGAATCGAGCCTGTATTGGTATCTGACCATTTGAGTTGGAGTGAAAATGGTGGGGTCTATTTTAACGACCTACTACCCCTCCCATATACAGAAGAGGCTCTAGAGGTGTTTTGTCGCAACGTACTTCAGGTCCAGGACGCAATTAAGCGCCCTCTTCTTATTGAAAATCCGAGTAGCTATCTCAGATTCAACCACTCCACTATTGATGAGTGGGAGTTCTTAAATCAAGTACAGCAAAAAACTGACTGTAAGCTACTGTTTGATCTCAATAACATCTATGTATCTTCACTCAACCACGGCTATGACCCTTATCACTATATCGACAGTATTCGACATCAAGAGGTCGAAGAACTGCATCTGGCGGGCTTTGTCAGCAAGGAACTTCCCCAGGGAAAGATATGGATAGACACCCACAGTCGCCCTGTGAGCGACGAGGTTTGGCAATTGTATCGATATTGGTGTGAACATTATGGTTCGAAACCAACCTTAATTGAATGGGATAGCGATATCCCTGAGCCACAGGTTCTTTTACAGGAAGCGGCCAAAGCAACCCAAATATTGAATCAGGTGCAACTTCAAAGGAGTGCATCATGAGACTAGCGCAACTCCAACAAAACTTTGCTAGTGCCCTCCGTTATCAGGCGGAAGCAATTGATTGTGATATATCTGAGGATCAATTCAGCTCGAACGCTCGCCTGCAGGTGTATAGAAACAACTTCATCTTAAGCCTTACCGATGTGCTCAAGGTGACTTACAAAAACATACTTCTGCTTGTTGGTGAAGAGTGTTTCGACCAACTGGCAAGGCATCACATAATTGAATGCCCACCGACCAGCGGCGATGTCAATGAATATGGGGATAACTTTTGGGTCGCCTTTGACAACTTTCCTGAAGTTACCAAAACGGCTCCTTATCTAAAAGATGTAGCTAAATTTGAGTGGTTAGTTGAAGGTTTAAGCTCAGCTCAGTTATCCAAAGCCCATGATGTAATCCCGCTTAACCAGCTGCAGCATATCACCGAAGACCAGCAGCCATTTATTCAGCTAGTCGTTCATCAAAACCTTCATAGCTTTTCATCAGACTTTGCCATCTTCGACCTTATTCAGGCCATTGATAAAAACGACTTTGATAACCTCGAGATTAACCAGCCGCAACAAGGTTTTGCCATCGCTTCTCCAACTGGGAATTACAGCATGAATCTTCTGAGTGTTGTGGCCACACAGCTTTTGAAAGATATCGAACAGCAGAGAACTTTAGGTGAAATAGAGCACCAACTATTAGGCGCATTGCCTGAGTTAGCCCAAGCCAATGTAATAACTGGTTTTAGGATTAATAGATAAAAACGGAGGCCATATGAACATTCAAACACAATACCAAGTCTATGACTCTTGGGTGGCACGACTGCAATACATAGCCGTGCCGGCACTACTATTGTTTTGTCGTCTATGGGTAGCCTGGGTATTTTTCAATTCAGGTATGACCAAGATAGCCTCATGGGATAGCACACTGTTCCTATTTGAATACGAGTACCAGGTGCCAATTCTACCTTGGGAGTTAGCCGCTTATTTAGGTACAGCCGCCGAACTGGTTATCCCTGTATTTATTGCTTTGGGATTATTCACACGACCTTTTGCAGCGATACTATTCGTGTTCAATATCATCGCCGTTGTCTCCTACCCATTGCTTTGGGAAAAAGGCTTCTACGATCACCAGTTGTGGGGACTAATGATATTAATAAATATCGTGTGGGGAGCAGGGGCTATCTCTGTCGATAAACTGCTAGTGAGCAAAATGAAAGAATAAATAAACCCCTTCTGGGGTTTATTTATTTAAGAAAGCTTTAAGGTCTTCAGCAGAGATTCCGCTATCACTGAGTTCTTTAGCTAGCAGATCGACTTGCTCATCTTTACGAGACTCAATCACTTGCTGAAATTGGTAAACAATGTCTCTGAGTATATGCAGTGGCAACTGCTTAGCTGCACTTCTGATTCTTTCTTCACTTTGATTGCCAAGTTCGCTTAGCAATTTTCCGTACATTACTTTTTCTGGTGAATCTTCTAATTGCTCCAGAGTGCGAGCTAATTCGTAAGTCGTTAACGCCATATTACTTCACTTATATCGGATATAAATATTTGAGGTGGGAGTGGTTAGAGGACCAGTAGTGGACGGATTATAAACTGTCCATTAAATATACTCTATACCCTATCCCTTATATTTCCTAGGTTTTTCAACTCAATGCACTCACTAGACCAAAGATGAAAAATCTCTTTACTAACACCCCTATCTCAATTCCCTATTGATGAATTGCGTACCAAGAATAAAAAGAGTAGTTTTATCAAAAAACGCATAACTTAAGGAGAAATCATGCTCGAGCAAATCGAAAGCAGGGTTGCCGCTTTACGCACTTGGATGCAACAA contains:
- a CDS encoding HvfC/BufC N-terminal domain-containing protein yields the protein MRLAQLQQNFASALRYQAEAIDCDISEDQFSSNARLQVYRNNFILSLTDVLKVTYKNILLLVGEECFDQLARHHIIECPPTSGDVNEYGDNFWVAFDNFPEVTKTAPYLKDVAKFEWLVEGLSSAQLSKAHDVIPLNQLQHITEDQQPFIQLVVHQNLHSFSSDFAIFDLIQAIDKNDFDNLEINQPQQGFAIASPTGNYSMNLLSVVATQLLKDIEQQRTLGEIEHQLLGALPELAQANVITGFRINR
- a CDS encoding BufA1 family periplasmic bufferin-type metallophore — translated: MKKSNLAVTAAVTGLLALGGTMLTAAPAVAADKEKCYGVSKAGKNDCATKTSSCAGTSKEDNQKDAFVVVPKGLCGKLTGGSTTSA
- a CDS encoding MarC family protein, translated to MLGIVITQFVVLWAVIDPIGTVPVYLSQTNHLDKAQRRLVALKAIAISTGVLLFFLVAGQILLEAMQIPLPAFQAAGGLVLLLFALTMIFGESKPESESKISGDSSHSQLADLAVYPLAIPSIASPGAMMAIVMLTDNNRHSIMDQAITAGTMMAVLLITLLLLLGATKIQKVIGNVGAAIISRVMGLILAAVAVNNLLLGIRDFYIS
- the tsrA gene encoding H-NS-like global regulator TsrA, whose product is MALTTYELARTLEQLEDSPEKVMYGKLLSELGNQSEERIRSAAKQLPLHILRDIVYQFQQVIESRKDEQVDLLAKELSDSGISAEDLKAFLNK
- the uvrD gene encoding DNA helicase II, with translation MDASLLVDGLNDKQREAVAAPLSNLLVLAGAGSGKTRVLVHRIAWLLAVEQASPFSIMSVTFTNKAAAEMRGRIEDLMQGSASGMWNGTFHGICHRILRAHHLDANLPEDFQIIDSDDQIRLLRRLIKAQNLDEKQWPAKQAAWWINGKKDEGLRPSHIDSYHDPVTQTWLRIYSVYQEACDRAGLVDFAEILLRCHELLRDKHHIREHYQARFKHILVDEFQDTNNIQYAWLRMMTGSECRVMIVGDDDQSIYGWRGAKIENIQRFLNEFAGASTIRLEQNYRSTKNILTAANHLISNNLERMGKELWTDGKEGDHISVYSAYNELDEARFTVNKIKEWQEGGGALTDSAILYRNNAQSRVVEEALLQAGLPYRIYGGMRFFDRQEVKDALGYLRLMSNRNDDAAFERIVNTPTRGLGEKTLETIRFAARDRGATLWQTSIQLLEEKVFAGRAAGALGRFVELIDALEDDTDSMELHKQTDHVIKASGLFAMYQQEKGEKAQARIENLEELVTATRQFEKPEDADEMSDLVAFLTHAALESGEGQADEFDDAVQLMTLHSAKGLEFPLVFMVGVEEGMFPSQMSVEDAGRLEEERRLCYVGMTRAMQKLYMTYAEMRRLYGQDKYHKPSRFIKELPTDCVQEVRMKAQVSRSMSSGRFSQAVKKENFNETGYTLGQRVKHPKFGEGTIINFEGSGAQSRVQVAFNGEGIKWLITQYAKLETL
- a CDS encoding DoxX family protein, which codes for MNIQTQYQVYDSWVARLQYIAVPALLLFCRLWVAWVFFNSGMTKIASWDSTLFLFEYEYQVPILPWELAAYLGTAAELVIPVFIALGLFTRPFAAILFVFNIIAVVSYPLLWEKGFYDHQLWGLMILINIVWGAGAISVDKLLVSKMKE
- the bufB gene encoding MNIO family bufferin maturase; translated protein: MKLSNQALGIGLRHPHLNYFESDPSQASWFEVHSENFFDPRSQASKQLHTIREQTNVSCHGIGLSLGSVVPISQKHLSQLQQLISRIEPVLVSDHLSWSENGGVYFNDLLPLPYTEEALEVFCRNVLQVQDAIKRPLLIENPSSYLRFNHSTIDEWEFLNQVQQKTDCKLLFDLNNIYVSSLNHGYDPYHYIDSIRHQEVEELHLAGFVSKELPQGKIWIDTHSRPVSDEVWQLYRYWCEHYGSKPTLIEWDSDIPEPQVLLQEAAKATQILNQVQLQRSAS